Within the Musa acuminata AAA Group cultivar baxijiao chromosome BXJ2-9, Cavendish_Baxijiao_AAA, whole genome shotgun sequence genome, the region TCAATAAATCATATGATTGATACGATTGATCCCTCGTTTGATGATCAATGATGTCATAAAAATTATTCTCCTATGACAACTCATGATAAATATTAATATGACTAGCTATAATTTATCGAACTTTGACAAACTTAGGGGCATATGAGGTTgacccattttattttatttttaaataattttaaaattaaatttaatatatatatatatatatatatatatatatatatgtattatgataGGTTGAGCTCAACCCATGTGTATTGACTCCCCTTCACTTTCTCCAGATGCCTATATTTCTCCTATCCTTATAATATACCATCTCCCCATTTCATTAATGAAACCTAAATCACCTTTTAAGCCCAACCTTCCCTTCTTTTGTCCTCCTCGCCCGTCTTAATCATAAAAAGACAGCCCTTCTCTTCGGTTCCCATTCTCTCCTCCTAATAATACAATACCATAACAAAGCAGACATAACAACGcacctcgctctctctctctctccacccctCAATCATTCcctcccctcctcttcctcctcatctccCCACCCCGCTTCATATcatccgccgccgcctcctcaatCTTTTGCTATATGATTCTTCTGTTACTATAAAGcttcctttcctcctcctcctccccctactTTGAAGCGGCCATGAGACCCGGGACGGTCCCGTTGCGGCCAGGTCAGCACGGCGTCTCGAGCCGGGCACGCCGCCGGCCCGACCTAACGCTTCCTCTTCCACAGAGGGACCCCGCCATCGCCGTTCCCCTCCCCCTCCCACCGCCGTCCGCCCCGTCCACCATGGGCGCCCCTTCGGCGGGACCATCGATTGGGCCACCCTCTTTCACTACCACCTCCTCATCATCGTCGTCCCAGCCGCCGAGCTTGTCCGACCTCGAGCGGGTACGACGCattggcagcgggagcggcggcaCCGTGTGGTTGGTCCGCCACCGAACCACCGGCCGGCACTACGCCCTCAAGGTCATCTACGGCAACCACGAGGACGCCGTCCGGCGCCAGATCCTGCGTGAGATCGAGATCCTCCGCACGGCCGACAACCCCTTCGTGGTCCGGTGCCACGCGATGTACGACGACGGCGGCGAGATCCAGATCCTGCTCGAGTTCATGGACGGCGGCTCCCTCGAGGGCCGCCGCATCACCTCCGAGCCCTTCCTCGCCGACGTCGCCCGCCAGGTCCTCGCGGGGCTCGCCTATCTCCACCGCAGGAAGATCGTGCACCGCGACATCAAGCCCTCCAACCTCCTCATCGACTCCGGCGGCCGCGTCAAGATCGCCGACTTCGGCGTCAGCCGGATCCTGGCGCAGACCATGGACCCCTGCAACTCCTCCGTCGGCACCATCGCGTACATGAGCCCCGAGCGGATCAACACCGATCTCAATCACGGGCTCTACGACGGCTACGCCGGCGACATCTGGAGCTTCGGCCTCAGCATCCTCGAGTTCTGCCTCGGCCGCTTCCCCTTCGGCGACAACATCGGCCGGCAGGGGGATTGGGCATCGCTCATGTGCGCCATCTGCTACGCCGATCCACCGGAGGCGCCGCCCACCGCCTCCCGCGAGTTCCGGAGCTTCATCTCCTGCTGCCTGCAGAAGGATCCGGCGCGGCGCCTCCCCGCGGTGCAGCTCCTCCAGCACCCGTTCATCACCAACAACCACCCCTCCTTGACATCCTCCACCCACCCATGATCCAACATGGGATACAAGAAGCGGGTGGGCAATGTAAAAGGTGCCATTTTTACCCGACCGTCCTCGCAGTTTGATCGGACTGGAGATCAAAAGGAGCAACCTTGACGGTTGGGATATGAGAAAGGTGTGATTTTTATGCTGTTTTCAATCTAAAGCCAGACATTTTTCCTTGATCGTGAGTTCGTAAGACATGGATTGCACCAAAAAGTTCTTAGCTCTGTTTAGATCAGACTGGGTGGTTCTATTTCTTGTTTTTGATATCTTCATCATGTGTACTCCGATGTGTTTGGATACGGGGCACTGGCTCTTTCCTCCTCTCCTTTTATAGCCGGCCGCGTGGATTTGGCCGTTGCGGTCCGCTTGGATCACCTTGTCGCCGAGAATAAATGAGTGGGCACACCGGAGAAAGGGGGGAAGGGAAAGGAGGACTGGTTCAAGAACGACACATGTCGTGGGTGGGAGGGCGCAATCGTTTCGACGAGGAAGAGGCGTGCATCAAAAGGTGGTGGCTACAATTAATGGGGACACGTGATGGGCGGGCGGGGAGCTGAATCGTGCAATGGTTCCCAGTCCCCAGTGGGATACACGTGATGGTTAGTTTGATGATGAGGGGCATGCATGGCCACATTCCACTGGTGGAAATGATGTGTGTGTGAGAGATGTTCGACGCATGCAAGTGGGCCTGGCGAGCTTGCATGTGTAATGCTGCTGCCCATGATGCAAAACGAGGCATCTGTTCCATGTTTCTGATGGAAATGGTTTTGGTAGGGCAGGGAACGGAGGCCATTTCCTCTACTCTGACATGCTACTGATGATAGGCCACAGATTCTTGAAACAGTGAAAAGACAAAACTCCGTAAGCTATATTTGTACGTGAGCTTGCGTGCAGCTGCCTCCCAATGTAGAGTTGCCACTCTCTTCTTAAATGTTTGGCGAGGACAAAAATGATGAAGAAATTGTGCTTTTTAGGTTGGAAAAACTAAAAGTAAGATTACAATAATTGGTGATGACCATATCCGAAGTTCATCCTATTCAGTGCTCAAACAATGTAATACGAATTGCAAGTTTTTAAATCATATTGTATTTGATAATTATGAACTCGACCATatattaatttctctaaatcaagGAAGTCTAATGCTGAATCACTCACCAGGAAGAGTAGAgcccatcttgcattgcaattcaGCGATCCGGGACATGGAGGGATTACAAGTTGGCACTTGTGCTGAAATTAGATCTACAGGGATGCAAGAAGTGGTTAATTGTTACAGATTAACATTTGCGATGATAGAAATAGATGATTTTGTCGAAGAATAATAAAGTAAAAAGGAAAACATATGAACCATTCAAGGTGCAATTTGTTTTGAATGGCTTTGATAGATCAatgtaaaaaaacaaaaacaaa harbors:
- the LOC135623018 gene encoding mitogen-activated protein kinase kinase 5-like, which translates into the protein MRPGTVPLRPGQHGVSSRARRRPDLTLPLPQRDPAIAVPLPLPPPSAPSTMGAPSAGPSIGPPSFTTTSSSSSSQPPSLSDLERVRRIGSGSGGTVWLVRHRTTGRHYALKVIYGNHEDAVRRQILREIEILRTADNPFVVRCHAMYDDGGEIQILLEFMDGGSLEGRRITSEPFLADVARQVLAGLAYLHRRKIVHRDIKPSNLLIDSGGRVKIADFGVSRILAQTMDPCNSSVGTIAYMSPERINTDLNHGLYDGYAGDIWSFGLSILEFCLGRFPFGDNIGRQGDWASLMCAICYADPPEAPPTASREFRSFISCCLQKDPARRLPAVQLLQHPFITNNHPSLTSSTHP